The following are from one region of the Juglans regia cultivar Chandler chromosome 10, Walnut 2.0, whole genome shotgun sequence genome:
- the LOC108994495 gene encoding inorganic phosphate transporter 1-4-like, whose product MAKDQLQVLNALDLAKTQWYHFTTIVIAGMGFFTDAYDLFCISLVTKLLGRIYYHVDGAAKPGTLPPNVSAAVNGVALCGTLAGQLFFGWLGDKMGRKRVYGMTLMLMVIASVASGLSFGSNAKSVMATLCFFRFWLGFGIGGDYPLSATIMSEYANKKTRGAFIAAVFAMQGFGILAGGIFAIIIASAFKSRFDVPSYEVDAVGSTVPQADYVWRIILMVGALPAALTYYWRMKMPETARYTALVAKNANQAAKDMSKVLQVDIEAEPQKVERLAQQPANSFGLFSKEFLRRHGLHLLGTTSTWFLLDIAFYSQNLFQKDIFSAIGWIPPAKTMNAIEEVFRIARAQTLIALCSTVPGYWFTVALIDKMGRFAIQLMGFFFMTVFMFALAIPYNHWTHKNNRIEFVVIYSLTFFFANFGPNSTTFVVPAEIFPARLRSTCHGISAASGKLGAIVGAFGFLYLAQNQDKSKADAGYPAGIGVKNSLLVLGGINFLGILFTFLVPESKGKSLEEMSRENEDENGEMQELEHSSSYNKRTVPLS is encoded by the coding sequence ATGGCCAAGGACCAATTACAGGTGCTAAACGCGCTCGATCTAGCAAAAACACAATGGTATCATTTTACTACAATCGTCATTGCTGGAATGGGGTTCTTCACCGATGCATATGATCTTTTCTGCATATCTCTTGTCACCAAATTGCTTGGCCGCATATATTACCATGTCGATGGCGCAGCAAAGCCTGGAACTTTGCCTCCCAACGTCTCGGCAGCTGTTAATGGCGTAGCACTCTGTGGAACTCTAGCCGGCCAACTTTTCTTTGGGTGGCTTGGAGACAAGATGGGCAGGAAGCGAGTCTACGGCATGACTCTCATGCTCATGGTTATAGCCTCCGTTGCTTCTGGTCTTTCCTTTGGCAGCAATGCAAAGTCTGTCATGGCAACACTCTGCTTTTTCCGGTTCTGGCTTGGGTTTGGTATTGGCGGAGATTACCCTCTTTCCGCCACCATCATGTCGGAATATGCCAACAAGAAGACCCGTGGTGCTTTCATTGCTGCCGTCTTCGCCATGCAGGGATTTGGCATCTTAGCTGGCGGTATATTTGCTATTATTATTGCATCTGCATTCAAGTCCAGGTTTGATGTCCCATCTTATGAGGTTGATGCAGTTGGCTCAACTGTTCCACAAGCAGACTATGTTTGGAGGATTATCTTAATGGTTGGTGCACTTCCTGCTGCACTCACCTACTACTGGAGGATGAAGATGCCTGAAACTGCCCGTTACACTGCCCTTGTTGCCAAGAATGCAAACCAGGCTGCAAAAGATATGTCGAAGGTTCTTCAGGTTGACATTGAAGCAGAACCACAGAAGGTTGAGCGGCTAGCTCAACAACCCGCCAATTCATTTGGTTTGTTCTCTAAAGAATTTCTTCGTCGCCATGGACTTCACTTGCTGGGAACAACAAGCACCTGGTTCTTGCTTGACATTGCATTTTACAGCCAGAATCTATTCCAAAAGGATATCTTCAGTGCAATTGGATGGATTCCACCGGCAAAGACCATGAATGCCATCGAGGAGGTCTTCAGAATCGCAAGGGCACAAACGCTGATTGCTCTATGCAGTACCGTTCCAGGCTACTGGTTCACAGTGGCTTTAATTGACAAGATGGGAAGGTTCGCTATCCAATTGATGGGTTTCTTCTTCATGACAGTGTTTATGTTTGCCCTGGCTATTCCTTACAACCACTGGACTCATAAGAACAACCGCATTGAGTTTGTAGTGATCTACTCACTAACCTTCTTCTTTGCGAATTTCGGGCCTAATTCCACCACATTTGTCGTGCCAGCTGAGATTTTCCCGGCCAGGCTAAGGTCTACTTGCCATGGCATATCTGCAGCATCTGGGAAGCTCGGGGCTATTGTTGGTGCTTTTGGGTTTTTGTATTTGGCTCAAAACCAGGACAAGAGCAAGGCAGATGCAGGGTACCCTGCAGGAATTGGGGTGAAGAATTCTCTTCTTGTGTTGGGTGGAATAAACTTTTTGGGGATTCTGTTTACTTTCTTGGTGCCCGAATCAAAAGGAAAATCCTTGGAGGAGATGTCTAGAGAGAATGAGGACGAAAATGGAGAAATGCAGGAGTTGGAACATTCATCTTCGTACAATAAGAGGACAGTTCCTCTGTCTTAG
- the LOC108992702 gene encoding inorganic phosphate transporter 1-4, which translates to MAKEQLKVLNALDGAKTQWYHFTAIIIAGMGFFTDAYDLFCISLVTKLLGRIYYHVDGAAKPGTLPPNVSAAVNGVALCGTLAGQLFFGWLGDKLGRKKVYGLTLMLMFLCSVASALSFGHSAKAVMSTLCFFRFWLGFGIGGDYPLSATIMSEYANKKTRGAFIAAVFAMQGFGILGGGVFAIIMASIFEAKFDAPAYEVDPLASTVPQADYLWRIILMVGALPAALTYYWRMKMPETARYTALVAKNANQAANDMSKVLQVDIEAEPQKIERLAQQPANSFGLFSKQFLHRHGLHLLGTTSTWFLLDIAFYSQNLFQKDIFSAIGWIPPAKTMNAIEEVFRIARAQTLIALCSTVPGYWFTVALIDKMGRFAIQLMGFFFMTVFMFALAFPYNHWTHKDNRIGFVVMYSLTFFFANFGPNATTFVVPAEIFPARLRSTCHGISAASGKLGAMVGAFGFLYLAQNQDKAKADAGYPAGIGVKNSLIVLGVINLLGLLFTFLVPESKGKSLEEMSGENEDES; encoded by the coding sequence ATGGCCAAGGAACAATTGAAGGTGTTGAATGCGCTTGATGGTGCCAAAACTCAATGGTATCATTTTACTGCAATTATCATTGCTGGAATGGGGTTCTTCACCGATGCATATGATCTCTTCTGCATATCCCTTGTAACCAAATTGCTTGGCCGCATTTACTACCACGTCGATGGTGCAGCAAAGCCCGGCACATTGCCTCCCAATGTATCTGCTGCTGTTAATGGTGTTGCACTTTGTGGAACACTCGCCGGCCAGCTCTTCTTTGGATGGCTTGGTGACAAGTTGGGCAGAAAGAAAGTCTACGGCTTGACTCTGATGCTCATGTTTCTCTGCTCCGTTGCTTCAGCTCTTTCTTTTGGACACAGCGCAAAGGCTGTTATGAGCACCCTTTGCTTCTTTCGGTTCTGGCTTGGTTTTGGCATCGGTGGTGACTACCCACTTTCTGCTACCATTATGTCCGAATATGCAAACAAGAAGACTCGTGGAGCCTTCATTGCTGCAGTGTTTGCCATGCAGGGCTTTGGCATTTTAGGTGGTGGTGTGTTTGCTATTATCATGGCTTCCATATTCGAGGCCAAGTTTGATGCTCCCGCTTATGAAGTTGATCCACTTGCCTCCACTGTCCCTCAAGCGGATTATCTATGGCGTATTATTCTGATGGTTGGTGCTCTTCCTGCTGCACTCACCTACTACTGGAGGATGAAGATGCCTGAAACTGCCCGTTACACTGCCCTTGTTGCCAAGAATGCAAACCAGGCTGCAAATGATATGTCCAAGGTTCTCCAGGTTGACATTGAAGCAGAACCACAAAAGATTGAGCGGCTTGCTCAACAACCAGCCAATTCATTTGGTTTGTTCTCTAAGCAGTTTCTTCATCGCCATGGACTTCACTTGCTGGGAACAACAAGCACCTGGTTCTTGCTTGACATTGCATTTTACAGCCAGAATCTATTCCAAAAGGATATCTTCAGTGCAATTGGATGGATTCCACCGGCAAAGACCATGAATGCCATCGAGGAGGTCTTCAGAATTGCAAGGGCGCAAACACTGATTGCTCTATGCAGTACTGTTCCAGGCTACTGGTTCACAGTGGCTTTGATTGACAAGATGGGAAGGTTCGCCATCCAACTAATGGGTTTCTTCTTCATGACAGTGTTCATGTTTGCCCTGGCTTTTCCTTACAATCACTGGACTCATAAGGACAACCGCATTGGGTTTGTGGTGATGTATTCACTGACATTCTTCTTTGCAAATTTCGGGCCCAATGCCACCACATTTGTCGTGCCAGCTGAGATTTTCCCGGCCAGGCTGAGGTCTACTTGCCATGGCATATCTGCAGCATCAGGAAAGCTTGGAGCTATGGTTGGAGCATTCGGTTTCTTGTATTTAGCTCAGAACCAGGATAAGGCCAAGGCAGATGCAGGGTACCCTGCTGGTATTGGGGTGAAGAACTCACTCATTGTGTTGGGTGTGATCAACTTACTTGGCCTACTCTTCACTTTCCTGGTGCCAGAATCAAAGGGTAAATCTCTGGAGGAGATGTCGGGTGAGAATGAAGATGAAAGTTGA